A genomic window from Methylorubrum extorquens includes:
- a CDS encoding sensor histidine kinase, translating to MLSRLGQRGFSTQFYLIMLVIALIGPGLIFTAILLTRYAATERARFEQDARENVRGIALSIDRDTAGLVSVLQTLATSPRLKDGEFANFENQARLVREAVGLDLVLRRPDGQQIVNTALKPGAPLPVTALPVDREMIESGQRSMVTGFLAGAMPDQAHYAVAVPVRIDEVTAFLLSFSVPLNRIAGILGREQVRGWVTGVSDRDGVVLARLPEMPGVIGQPRLATLRQTMTGTPGVWEGRDRNFKPVTVVEARSRLNGWTVGASIPRELVEARLRRWIWAFGGFGLLVLATSSVLAVHLWSRVSKPLRQLAATGPALARGQAIPRIASPIHEIRRLADVLSEASLRLRTRSDERDRALAETQRGLAALRESEARFRHMADSAPALIWMTDETAEVVFANMHFDHLFGRPAAEMAGGGWASIVHPPDLPAFQATFQEAFEHRHPFRAEMRVVDRNGEIRWLRCEGVPRLDDHGTFLGFTGCSVDVTDAKRAEEHLRLLINELNHRVKNTLATVQSIAMQSLRGLDGEEALAARAAFEARLLALARAHDVLTRESWEGAELKTVVGDAIRPLEAGEGQETRFVVSGPRLRLAPRLALSIAMALHELGTNAVKYGALSKEGGRVTITWTVQRRPELSLSLRWTESGGPPVSPPTRRGFGSRLIERSLARELAGKVELLYEPDGVVCTIEAPVPPPSLLERKGGTQLAATKPLPLAG from the coding sequence ATGCTCTCCCGGCTCGGCCAGCGTGGCTTCTCCACGCAGTTCTACCTGATCATGCTCGTGATCGCGCTGATCGGCCCCGGCCTGATCTTCACCGCGATCCTGCTGACCCGCTACGCTGCCACCGAGCGCGCCCGCTTCGAGCAGGATGCCCGGGAGAACGTGCGGGGTATCGCGCTCTCGATCGACCGCGACACGGCCGGGCTCGTTTCGGTGCTGCAGACGCTCGCCACCTCGCCACGGCTCAAGGACGGCGAGTTTGCCAATTTCGAAAATCAGGCGCGCCTCGTGCGCGAGGCGGTCGGCCTCGATCTCGTGCTGCGCCGGCCGGACGGACAGCAGATCGTCAACACCGCCCTCAAACCGGGCGCCCCCCTGCCGGTGACGGCGCTGCCGGTCGACCGCGAAATGATCGAGAGCGGGCAGCGCTCCATGGTCACCGGCTTCCTTGCGGGGGCCATGCCGGATCAGGCGCATTACGCCGTCGCGGTGCCGGTGCGGATCGACGAGGTGACCGCCTTTCTCCTCAGCTTCTCGGTGCCCCTGAACCGCATCGCCGGCATCCTCGGACGCGAGCAGGTCCGGGGCTGGGTCACGGGAGTCTCGGACCGTGACGGCGTCGTGCTCGCGCGACTGCCGGAGATGCCGGGCGTGATCGGGCAACCCCGGCTCGCGACCCTGCGCCAGACGATGACGGGCACGCCCGGCGTCTGGGAGGGGCGCGACCGCAACTTCAAGCCCGTCACCGTGGTCGAGGCGCGCTCGCGGCTCAACGGCTGGACCGTGGGGGCGAGCATCCCGCGCGAACTGGTCGAAGCGCGGCTGCGGCGCTGGATCTGGGCCTTCGGCGGCTTCGGCCTCCTCGTGCTCGCCACCTCGTCGGTGCTCGCCGTCCACCTCTGGTCGCGGGTCTCGAAGCCTCTGCGCCAGCTCGCGGCGACGGGGCCGGCCCTGGCGCGGGGGCAGGCGATCCCACGGATCGCCTCGCCGATCCACGAGATCCGCCGCCTTGCCGACGTACTTTCGGAAGCCTCGCTGCGGCTGCGCACCCGCAGTGATGAGCGCGACCGGGCGCTCGCCGAGACTCAGCGCGGTCTTGCGGCTTTGCGCGAGAGCGAGGCGCGCTTCCGCCACATGGCCGATTCGGCCCCGGCGCTGATCTGGATGACCGACGAGACCGCGGAGGTGGTCTTCGCCAACATGCATTTCGACCACCTGTTCGGTCGCCCGGCCGCGGAGATGGCCGGCGGCGGCTGGGCGTCGATCGTGCATCCGCCGGATCTGCCGGCTTTTCAGGCGACGTTCCAAGAGGCGTTCGAGCACCGGCATCCGTTCCGGGCCGAGATGCGGGTCGTCGATCGCAACGGGGAAATCCGCTGGCTGCGTTGCGAGGGCGTGCCGCGCCTCGACGATCACGGCACCTTCCTCGGCTTCACAGGATGCAGCGTCGATGTCACCGACGCGAAGCGGGCCGAGGAGCATCTGCGCCTGCTCATCAACGAACTGAACCACCGGGTGAAGAATACCCTGGCCACCGTCCAATCGATTGCGATGCAATCCCTGCGGGGGCTCGATGGCGAGGAGGCGCTCGCGGCCCGCGCCGCCTTCGAGGCACGGCTGCTGGCGCTCGCCCGTGCCCACGACGTGCTGACCCGAGAGAGCTGGGAGGGCGCCGAGCTGAAGACCGTGGTGGGCGACGCGATCCGCCCGCTGGAGGCGGGAGAGGGGCAGGAAACGCGCTTCGTCGTATCGGGCCCGCGCCTTCGCCTCGCACCGCGGCTGGCGCTGTCCATCGCCATGGCCCTGCATGAACTCGGCACCAATGCCGTGAAGTACGGGGCTTTGTCCAAGGAGGGTGGGCGGGTGACGATCACCTGGACCGTGCAGCGCCGGCCCGAACTCTCGCTGTCTCTGCGCTGGACCGAGAGCGGCGGTCCGCCGGTCTCACCCCCGACCCGCCGCGGCTTCGGCTCGCGCCTGATCGAACGCAGCCTTGCCCGCGAGCTCGCGGGCAAGGTCGAGCTGCTCTACGAGCCGGACGGCGTCGTCTGCACCATCGAGGCGCCCGTGCCGCCGCCGAGCCTGCTGGAGCGCAAGGGCGGCACGCAACTTGCCGCGACGAAACCGCTGCCGCTGGCGGGGTGA
- the glgA gene encoding glycogen synthase GlgA: MAYVDLGGLRVTDPPTAASEPEPRLGNALLPRILYATPEMADFVKTGGLGEVAGALPRSLRRHYDVRVLIPGYAQVLAGLDNLTMIARLGSFAGVPGCELGFGTTPDGLGVYVLVAPDLYERDGTPYGDERGDFGDNDLRFARLSRAAAELAGGIDPFWSADLLHLNDWQTALAPAYMSWLGIRRPSVLTIHNLAYQGLFHRDNLGRVGVPDHAFQMDGVEFYGQLSFLKAGIYHASHVTTVSETYAREITTPEGGCGLDGLLRTRAAQGRLTGILNGIDESWDPRTDPHLATRFETDDWKGKRANADEVRKAFGMAVSRGPLFAIVSRLVHQKGIDLSISAAESIVAEGGQLVVIGQGEGRFEEALRDLAGRHPDHVGVHVGFRETEARRIFAGSDFLLMPSRFEPCGLAQMYAQRFGSLPIVRRTGGLNDTVEDGVTGFTFGEASPKGLTSAIRRAFDTFGQKKRLNTMRRSAMSRSFGWDGAALNYCNLYARAFGNHTARRWKAA, translated from the coding sequence ATGGCTTATGTGGATCTCGGTGGGCTCCGGGTCACCGATCCACCGACTGCCGCCTCCGAGCCCGAGCCGCGATTAGGCAACGCTCTCCTCCCCCGCATTCTCTACGCCACCCCCGAGATGGCGGATTTCGTGAAGACCGGCGGCCTCGGCGAGGTTGCGGGCGCCCTGCCCCGCTCCCTGCGTCGCCACTACGACGTCCGCGTTCTCATTCCCGGCTACGCGCAGGTTCTCGCCGGGCTCGACAACCTGACGATGATCGCCCGGCTCGGCAGCTTTGCCGGCGTTCCGGGCTGCGAACTCGGCTTCGGCACCACGCCGGACGGCCTTGGCGTCTACGTGCTGGTTGCCCCCGATCTGTATGAGCGCGACGGCACGCCCTACGGCGACGAGCGCGGCGATTTCGGAGACAACGACCTGCGGTTTGCCCGCCTCAGCCGGGCGGCGGCGGAACTGGCCGGGGGCATCGACCCGTTCTGGTCGGCCGACCTGCTGCACCTCAACGATTGGCAGACCGCGCTGGCCCCGGCCTACATGTCCTGGCTCGGCATCCGCCGCCCGAGCGTGCTGACGATCCACAATCTCGCCTACCAGGGCCTGTTCCACCGCGACAATCTCGGCCGGGTCGGCGTACCGGACCACGCCTTCCAGATGGATGGCGTGGAGTTCTACGGGCAACTCTCCTTCCTCAAGGCCGGCATCTATCACGCCTCGCACGTTACCACGGTAAGCGAGACCTATGCCCGCGAGATCACCACGCCCGAAGGCGGCTGTGGCCTCGACGGCCTGCTCCGCACCCGCGCCGCACAGGGCCGCCTGACCGGCATTCTCAACGGCATCGACGAGAGCTGGGATCCGCGCACCGACCCGCACCTCGCCACCCGCTTCGAGACCGACGACTGGAAGGGCAAGCGGGCCAATGCCGACGAGGTGCGCAAAGCTTTCGGCATGGCGGTCTCCCGCGGGCCGCTCTTTGCCATCGTCTCGCGCCTCGTGCACCAGAAGGGGATCGACCTCAGCATCAGCGCCGCCGAGTCGATCGTCGCCGAGGGCGGCCAGCTCGTGGTGATCGGCCAGGGCGAGGGCCGGTTCGAGGAGGCCCTGCGCGATCTCGCCGGGCGCCATCCCGACCATGTCGGCGTCCATGTCGGCTTCCGGGAAACCGAGGCGCGCCGCATCTTCGCCGGCAGCGATTTCCTTCTGATGCCCTCGCGCTTCGAGCCCTGCGGGCTGGCGCAGATGTACGCGCAGCGCTTTGGCTCCCTGCCGATCGTGCGCCGCACCGGCGGCCTCAACGATACGGTGGAGGACGGGGTCACCGGCTTCACCTTCGGTGAGGCTTCGCCAAAGGGGCTGACCTCGGCGATACGCCGCGCCTTCGACACCTTCGGCCAGAAGAAGCGCCTCAACACCATGCGGCGCAGCGCCATGTCCCGCTCCTTCGGCTGGGACGGGGCGGCGCTGAACTACTGCAACCTCTACGCCCGCGCCTTCGGCAACCACACCGCCCGCCGTTGGAAGGCGGCCTGA
- a CDS encoding aldo/keto reductase: MTAPDPVPQIALNDGRSIPQLGFGVWRLQEAETPALVGTALGSGYRSIDTAAAYGNEAGVGRGLRETIVSRADVFVTTKLWNDAQGYDATRQAFDDSLARLGLDHVDLYLIHWPCPDRGLYLDSWRALIRLREEGRTASIGVSNFTEDQLERLVNETGVTPVLNQIELHPRFQQHALRAAHARLGIVTEAWSPLGQAQVLDEPAITRIADRLGRSPAQVVLRWHIENGFVAIPKSATPARMHENIDVFGFSLTPDDHAAIAGLDRADGRIGPDPTTFQ; encoded by the coding sequence ATGACAGCCCCCGATCCCGTCCCACAGATCGCTCTCAACGACGGACGGTCCATCCCCCAGCTTGGCTTCGGCGTCTGGCGCCTGCAGGAAGCGGAAACGCCTGCCCTCGTCGGCACGGCGCTCGGCAGCGGCTATCGCTCGATCGACACCGCCGCGGCCTACGGCAACGAGGCAGGCGTCGGGCGCGGCCTGCGGGAGACGATCGTCTCCCGGGCCGACGTGTTCGTGACGACGAAGCTCTGGAACGACGCGCAGGGCTACGATGCGACGCGTCAGGCCTTCGACGACAGTCTCGCCCGGCTGGGCCTGGACCATGTCGATCTCTACCTGATCCACTGGCCCTGTCCCGACCGGGGGCTCTATCTCGACAGCTGGCGCGCGCTGATCCGTCTGCGGGAAGAGGGCCGCACCGCCTCGATCGGTGTCTCGAACTTCACCGAGGATCAGCTCGAGCGGCTCGTGAACGAGACAGGCGTCACCCCCGTCCTCAACCAGATTGAGCTGCATCCGCGTTTCCAGCAGCACGCTTTGCGCGCGGCACATGCTCGGCTCGGCATCGTCACGGAGGCCTGGAGCCCCTTGGGCCAGGCGCAGGTGCTGGATGAGCCCGCCATCACCCGGATCGCCGACCGCCTCGGGCGCAGCCCGGCCCAGGTGGTGCTGCGCTGGCACATCGAGAACGGCTTCGTCGCGATCCCGAAATCGGCCACGCCGGCCCGGATGCACGAGAACATCGACGTGTTCGGCTTCTCGCTGACGCCGGACGATCACGCGGCCATCGCCGGCCTCGACCGGGCCGACGGCCGGATCGGGCCGGACCCGACGACGTTCCAATAA
- a CDS encoding Crp/Fnr family transcriptional regulator, which produces MDATVTLTRTNPLILRLRYGADLDAGDKALLADLSRSSRSLEAQQDIVRAGDRAAGVHLVLEGYAFRYKLINDGQRQILGLLLPGDFCDLQSIVLGPSDHYIAALTACTVADIPQDRVDALVFRDSRLSRALWWATLVDESILREWLASMGQRSADKRIAHLFCELLLRQQLVGAAGERDCPLPLTQPMLADILGITTIHVSRILRDLRLAGLIQLKDRQLHVPDVKRLQAFCDFDPTYLHLIRMPDLEAATDMARTGH; this is translated from the coding sequence ATGGACGCGACTGTGACGCTCACGCGCACGAACCCTCTGATCTTAAGGCTTCGCTACGGCGCGGATCTCGATGCCGGCGACAAGGCGTTGCTGGCCGACCTATCGCGATCCAGCCGCAGCCTGGAGGCGCAGCAGGATATCGTGCGGGCCGGCGACCGGGCGGCGGGTGTCCACCTCGTGCTCGAAGGCTACGCCTTCCGCTACAAGCTCATCAATGACGGACAGCGCCAGATCCTCGGGTTGCTCCTCCCGGGCGATTTCTGCGATCTGCAATCGATCGTACTCGGCCCGTCCGACCACTACATCGCGGCGCTGACCGCGTGCACGGTCGCCGACATCCCGCAGGATCGGGTCGATGCCCTGGTCTTCCGCGATTCGCGCCTCTCCCGGGCGCTGTGGTGGGCGACCCTGGTCGATGAGAGCATCCTGCGCGAATGGCTGGCCAGCATGGGCCAGCGCTCGGCCGACAAGCGCATCGCCCACCTGTTCTGCGAGTTGCTGCTGCGCCAGCAGCTCGTCGGAGCGGCCGGGGAGCGGGACTGCCCGCTGCCCCTGACCCAACCGATGCTTGCCGACATCCTCGGTATCACGACGATCCATGTCAGCCGCATCCTGCGCGATCTGCGCCTTGCCGGGCTGATCCAATTGAAGGACCGCCAGCTCCACGTTCCGGACGTCAAGCGCCTGCAGGCGTTCTGCGACTTCGATCCGACCTACCTGCACCTCATCAGGATGCCGGATCTCGAAGCCGCCACGGACATGGCTCGCACCGGACACTGA